CGGGGGCTTCGGGGAAGCGCGGGGGACAGGAACAAGTCTCGGGGTGCGGCCGGTCGAGCCGCGGTGGGCAACTGCAAGGCCTGACCGTAGTTCCGTAGTTCCGTGCCGAAAGTTCCATGAAACCCCAGGTCAGCGGCGGGAACGGCGGATAACGGCGGATAACGGCGGATCATATCGGCCAATGAGGCAGCCCCAACACGCCCTCGAGAGCGCCCGATCGAGGCCCCTCCCGCGACGGGACGCGGCCGCTCGTTGACCTTGCCCCTGGGAGAAGCCACAGCATCGGTGGGCCGGTTGACGTGTCCGGTGCGAGGAGGAGCGAGGATGAACATCGAGATCCATCAGCTGCGTCACCGGGAACTGCTGCGCGAGGCCGACCACTACCGTCTCGCCCGCGCGGCCAGGAAGACCGACCCGCCGGCCGCCCGGGCCGTACCCCGACGAAACCCCGGGCCCGTGCGTCCCGCCGACGACGATCGGCGCCTCACCTTCCACACCTCGCCGGCCACACCGGCCGGAACGCGTTACCTCCGGTCCGATCCGCGAGACCGGCCCGGCCGCCGGCCACCGGCCGGGTAATGTGCACCCGATCAAGACATCAGAGATCAGCAGCACGACACCGCACCAGGTACCCGACCGATCACGAATGGCGAGACGCACATGAGCGAGGGGACAGCACCGGCGGCCGGCGAAGCGGCCGTCGTCGCCGACGAGGCGGCCCGTGAACGGCTGAGCTATCTGCGCGGCAGCATCGACAACCTCGACGCCGCCCTGGTGCATCTGCTCGCCGAGCGCTTCAAGTGCACCCAGCAGGTCGGCGAGCTCAAGGCCCGGCACAGCCTGCCGCCCGCCGACCCGGCCCGCGAAGCCGCGCAGATCGAGCGGCTGCGCCGACTGGCCGAGGACGCCAAGCTCGATCCGGCATTCGCCGAGAAGTTCCTCAACTTCATCATCGGGGAGGTCGTACGCCACCACCGGGCGATCGCCGACCGTACGCAGGAGGGGACGGGGGAGCCGGCCGAGCCCGCGGCCGGCTGAGCCCGTACACACGAAACCGACGAGGGTGGGCGGTGCCGCGAGGCCACCGCCCACCCTCCTCGCATACACCGGGCCGGTCTCGCACCGCCCCAGCGAACGGTGGCCGGAACTGTGCGCCCACCACGCCGTGTTGGGCAGGCCGCCCGCAGCGCCCGCGGCCCGCGGGAGGCCCCTGCCGCCGGCCAGGGCCACGCGGTCGCCTCACCCCGCTGGCCCCGTCGCCCGCGCCGGGTGACACTCGCCATACCTGACGCCGGACCGTCCCGCGGTGCCACCCTGCCCACTACCGTCCAGTAACACGGTTCCTCCGGGAGCCGCCCGAGCGCCATGACCCTGCCCCTCCGGCCGTGCACCGAGAGCGGAGACATCCGATGGCCCCCAGCACCGAATCCACCTCGAACCCGCAGCGGAACGAGCACCCCGCGCCCGCCCCGACGCTGCTCCTCAAGCCCGGAACGTCCTGGCAGGACGCCTGGCAGCGCAGCCTGGCCGCCGCCCCCGAAGCCTTCCGCGACGACCAGGCCCTCAACCTCTGGGCCGCCGCCTGGCACCCGGACGGTGATCCGCTGCCCGCCACCAGCCCCATCGACAACACCCCCATCGCCGGCCCGCCCCGCCTCGACGCGGACGCCGCGCTGCACGCCGTACGCGCCTGCCTCGACCAGCACCGGGCCTGGCGCCACGTCCCGTTGACCGAACGCAAGGCCCGGATCTCCGCCACCCTCGACGCGCTGACCGAGCACCGCGAACTGCTCGCGCTGCTGCTCGTCTGGGAGATCGGCAAGCCCTGGAAGCTCGCGCAGGCCGATGTCGACCGCGCCATCGACGGCGTCCGCTGGTACGTCCGTGAGATCGACCGGATGCTCGTCGACCGCACGCCGCTGCCCGGCCCGGTCAGCAACATCGCCAGCTGGAACTACCCGATGTCGGTGCTGATCCACGCGATGCTCGTCCAGGCGCTGGCCGGCAATGCGGTGATCGCCAAGACCCCCACCGACGGCGGGCTGGTCTGCCTCACCCTCGCCTGCGCCCTGGCCGCCCGCGAGGGGGTCCCGGCCACCCTCGTCAGCGGCAGCGGCAAGGAACTCTCGCCCGCCCTCGTCCGCTCGCCGGAGATCGGCTGTGTCTCCTTCGTCGGCGGCCGGGACACCGGCGCCCGCGTCGCCACTGCCGTCGCCGACCTGGGCAAACGCCATATCCTCGAACAGGAGGGCTTGAACACCTGGGGCATCTGGAACTACACCGACTGGCAGTCCCTGACCCCCCTGGTGCGCAAGACCTACGACTACGCCAAGCAGCGTTGCACCGCCTACCCCCGCTTCGTCGTCCAGCGCGAGGCCTTCGCCGACTTCCTCGCCGCGTACCTCCCGGCCGTACGCAGCGTCCGCTTCGGCCACCCCCTGGCCGTCGCCGACCCCGCCGACCCCCTTCCCGAGCTCGACTTCGGCCCGCTGATCAACGCCGCCAAGGCCAAGGAGCTCGCCGACCTCACCACCGAGGCGATCTCCCGGGGCGCCGTTCCCCTGCACCGCGGCAGCCTCGCCGAGGGGCACTTCCTCCCCTCCCAGGACACCTCGGCGTACCTCCCGCCCACCACCCTCCTGGCCCCGCCCTCCTCCTCACCGCTCCACCACGCCGAGCCCTTCGGTCCCGTCGACACCCTCGTACTCGTCGACACCGAGGCCGAACTCCTCGCCGCCATGAACGCCAGCAACGGCGCCCTGGTCGCCAGCCTGTCCTGTGACGACAAGGACACCTACGACCGTCTCGCCCCACAGATCCGGGCCTTCAAGGTCGGCCACGGCAAGCCCCGGTCCCGCGGCGACCGCGACGAGCTCTTCGGCGGCTTCGGCAACTCCTGGAGCGGCGCCTTCGTCGGCGGCGAACTCCTGGTCCGCGCAGTGACCGAGGGCCCCGCGTCCGAACGGCTGCCGGGCAATTTCCCGGACTACCACCTGATGCCGTAGCTGCAGGGCGGCAGGGCGGTACGGCCGCACCGCCGTAAGGCCGTGCGGCCACAGGACCCATCGGACACCGTGTACTGCAGCGCCCGCCGCAGCGGCGGGCGCTGCGCCGTGGCCAGCGGGACCACCGATATGCACGACATGTCCCCCATTGCCCATAAATCGAGGTTATGTGGCGGGCGGATACGCAGGTGAAAGGCACTCCGAAACCTTGGTATTGTTGTCCATGTCGCCGCGGGGAACGCCCCGCGAAGATCACACCTAGTCCGGGTGGCGGAATGGCAGACGCGCTAGCTTGAGGTGCTAGTGCCCTTTATCGGGCGTGGGGGTTCAAGTCCCCCTCGGACACCAGCTAAGACCCCTGTTGATCAGGGGTTTTCTGCATTTCTGGGCAGTGGCGTGACCCGCCATCGGGTCAACGGCCTAGCGAATCCCCAGGTCAGACCAGGGGCGACAGGCCGAGTCAGCCCGCACCGGAGGCTGCCAGCCGGCGTGCTCCGTCCTTACGAGACTGGCCGTACCGGGCCATTGTGTAGCTCGGCGAGTGGTGGCGGACATCGGCGGATACCTCTACGGGGGCCTCTCCCCCGGCCTCTTCCTCCGTCCTGAGAAGGGCGAACAGGAGTGCATGACCGAACGGCGAGGGCCCCGGATTACTCCGGGGCCCTCTCGTCAGTCGACGTATCCCGCTGCCTTGGCTGCCAGCAGAAGCAGTGTCGTAAAGGCTACGAAGGCGATCCCGCCTGCCCAGAAGCTGTCCTTCAAGCCTGACCCACTAGCCATGAAGGCTGTCGTGACCAGGCAACCGGTCGCAAATCCGATGGCGATGATCAGCGCGACGACCAACGTCTTGGAGCTGGCGCTGTGTGGAGAGCCGGTGTGCGTCACTACGCACTCCCCCCGGATGTGTCAGCCCGGGTCGGTCCGAATGCCTCCCGAGCTGGTGAGTGGCCGCATTTCTTCGGCCCTTCTGGGGGCCCTGTCCTGCCACGAGCCAGATTAAGGCCTGACCCTTCGCGCTTCCAGCAGGGCAATGGCAGCGATCTATCGATGAATCGATTTTTTATGGCCTATGGGGAGGCCGCGTTCGTCGCGCAGAGAGCGAAGCGGTCCGGCACATCAAGCCGGCGGGGGAAGGTGCCCTCCGCTGCGGCGGACACCACACCGCCCGCCCCCGCCCACCGAATCTCAGCCGCCGGCCTGGGCCAGGACTTCGCCGAGCTGGTCGCACATCCAGTCCAGTTGGTCGGGCTCGATGATGAGGGGTGGGGCGAGTCGGATGGTGGAGCCGTGGGTGTCCTTGGCGAGCACGCCGCGGTTCAGGAGACGGAGGCAGGTCTCGCGGCCGGTGGTGAGTGTGGGGTCGCAGTCGATGCCGGCCCATAGGCCGCGGGACCTGACCGCGAGGACGCCGCGGCCGGTCAGATCCTCCAGCCGGTTGCGCAGCCGTTCGCCCAATGTGGCCGCACGGGCCTGGTATTCACCGCTGCGCAGCAGCTCCACCACGGCATGCCCGACGGCGGCGGCGAGCGGGTTGCCGCCGAAGGTGGAGCCGTGGTTGCCGGGGCGGATGACGTCGAGGACATCGTGGCGGGAGACCACGGCGGAGACGGGCACGATGCCGCCGCCGAGGGCCTTGCCGAGGATATAGACGTCGGGGGTGACGCCCTCGGCGTCGCAGGCGAAGGTGGTGCCGGTGCGGCCCAGTCCGGACTGGATCTCGTCCGCGAGGAACAGCATGTTCTCGCGGGTGCAGACGTCCCGCACGGCCTGGAGGTAGCCCGGCGGGGGGAGGACCACGCCGGCTTCGCCCTGGATGGGTTCGAGGAGCACGGCCACGGTGTTCTCGTCGACCGCCGCTTCCAGCGCCGCGCTGTCACCGTAGGGGACGCTGCGGAAGCCGGGGGTGAAGGGGCCGAAGCCGTCGCGGGCGACGGGGTCGGTGGAGAAGCTCACGATCGTGGTGGTGCGCCCGTGGAAGTTGCCGTCGGCGACGATGACGGTGGCGCGGTCCGGGGCCACGCCCTTGCGTTCGTAGCCCCATTTGCGGGCGACCTTGATCGCGCTCTCGACGGCCTCGGCGCCGGTGTTCATCGGCAGCACGCGGTCCATGCCGGCGAGGTCGGCGAGGTCGCGGCAGAACGGGCCGAGACGGTCGTTGTGGAAGGCCCGGCTGGTCAGGGTGAGGCGGGCCAGCTGTTCCTGGGCCGCGGCCGTCAGCCGGGGGTGGGCGTGGCCGAAGTTGAGGGCGGAGTACCCGGCCAGGCAGTCGAGGTAGCGGCGGCCTTCGACATCGGTGACCCAGGCGCCCTGGCCGGAGGCCAGCACCACGGGCAGGGGGGCGTAGTTGTGGGCGGTGGCCGTCTCGGCCAGCGATACGTGGTGCCGGGTGGTGGAGCCGGGGCGGGGCATGCCGTGCGCTTCGGTGGTGGTCATGAGGTGGTCCTTGGGTGCGGAGGTGCGGAGGTGCAGAGGGGGGAAGGGCGCGAAGGGCGCGAAGGGTGCGGAGGCGCACCGGAGTTCAGGCGAGTGGTTCCGCGGCGGCCAGGTAGCCGGCGAGCATGGCGTGGGCGACGTCGCGGATCCGCTCGTCGGGGGGCAGGAACGTGGGCGAGTGCAGTTGTTCGGTGCCGCCGTGGGTGCCGACGAACAGCATCAGCGACGGCAGCTGTGCGCAGAAGAAGGAGAAGTCGTCGGAGCCGGCGGAGCGCAGGTCGTCACCGGCGCTCAGACCGAGCCTGCCGAGCAGCGGTCTGGTGGCGGCGGTCAGCGCCGGGTCGTTGTCGAGCACGGGCTCGCCGCGGATGATGTCCGTCTGCGCGGTGCAGCCATGGGTCTGTGCCACCAGTGCGGCGACCTCCGCCAGCCGGGTGTGCAGCATCTCGCGGTCACCGCTGCCCAGCGCGCGCAGGGTGCCGCGGGCTTCGGCGGTGCCGGGGATGACGTTGGCGGCGGTGCCGGCCGCGAGGGTGCTGACGCTGAGGACGACGTGGGACATGGGGTCGGTGCCGCGGCTGACCAGGCTCTGCAGGGCGACGACGAGATGGGCCAGGGCGACGACGGGGTCGCGGGTGAGGTGCGGGTAGGCGGCGTGGCCACTGCGGCCCCGCACCGTGATCGTGAACTCGTCGGACGAGGCGTTGACGCCGCCGGGGGTGCAGGCGACGGTGCCGGCCGGCAGCAGGGGCTGGACATGCGCTCCGATCATCGCCCGGCACTCCTCCCGGTCGAGGATGCCGTCCTCGACGATGTCCTGGGCGCCGGAGGGGTAGGTCTCCTCCCTCGGTTGCAGGACGGCCAGCAGGGGGGCCGGACCGCCGGTGCGGTCGACGGCCCGGGCCAGGGCGGTGAGCGCGGCCAGGTGTACGTCGTGGCCGCAGGCGTGCATCAGGCCGGGGTGTGCGGACGCCCAGGCCGCGCCGCTCATCTCCTGTACCGCGAGGGCGTCGAGTTCGGCGCGGACGGCGACGGCGGGGCCCGGTCCGCCGATCCGGACGACGGCGCCGGTGTCGGCGACCTTGGTGGTGGCGCCTGCGGGCAGTGCGGCGAGCACGAGGTCGCGGGTGGGGGCCTCGGCGCCGGACAGGCAGGGGCGGGCGTGGATGCGGTGGCGCAGTGCGGCGGCGGCCGGCAGCTCCTCGTCGAGCGCGGCGGTCAGCGCGGACAGGTGGCGGCCGGTCATGCCCGGTCCTCCAGTCGGTAGACGCGGCGGGCGTTGTCGTGGCCGGTCATGCGCACCACCTTGAGCGCTTCATCGACGTCCCACTCCCCGCTCTCGGTCCACGCGGCGATGGCCTTGGCCATGCCGCGACGCCATAGCAGGGCGCCGAGGTGGTGCAGTTCCGGCGGCCCCCAGGCGTCGGAGGAGAAGAGGATCTTGGCGAAGGGGGCGAGTTCCAGTGATTCGGCGATGACGGCGGCGGAGCGTACGCCGGTGTAGTTGATGCCGAGGCCGACGTCGAAGTACACGTGCGGGAACACCTGGGCGAGGTAGCCCGCGTTGCGCTGGAAGGGGTAGCAGTGCAACAGCAGCAGGTCGGTGCCGTGCGGTTCCACGTTCTTGATGAACCGGGTGAGCAACAGCGGGTCGCAGCGGTGGAGTTCGACGTCCGGGTCGCCGTATCCGGCGTGCAGTTGGATCGGCAGACCGCGGTCGACACCGCACCACAGGGCGAAGCGCAGCAGTACCGGGTGGCTCACGCGCAGGGCGCCGGTGGCCTCGTACTCGGCGAGCCAGGTGCCCGCGGCGGCGGTCACCTCGTGGTCGTCGGGGCGTCCGGGGTCGAAGTCGAAGCCGTGGCGGTAGGCGATGATGCTCTTGAGACCGACCGCGGTGACCGTGCGCGCGGCCAGGGCCGTCCGGAACCGGTCGGGGAGCCCGGCGGCGGTGACCCCCTCGCGCACCACGTCCTCCAGCACGGCTTCCAGGCGCACCACCTCGTCGACAGGGCGCCCTGAGGCGGCCGCCATGCCCTGGAGGCCGAGGATGTCCTCCCCTTTGTAGCCGGTCTCCAG
This portion of the Streptomyces sp. 2114.4 genome encodes:
- a CDS encoding chorismate mutase — translated: MSEGTAPAAGEAAVVADEAARERLSYLRGSIDNLDAALVHLLAERFKCTQQVGELKARHSLPPADPAREAAQIERLRRLAEDAKLDPAFAEKFLNFIIGEVVRHHRAIADRTQEGTGEPAEPAAG
- the rocD gene encoding ornithine--oxo-acid transaminase yields the protein MTTTEAHGMPRPGSTTRHHVSLAETATAHNYAPLPVVLASGQGAWVTDVEGRRYLDCLAGYSALNFGHAHPRLTAAAQEQLARLTLTSRAFHNDRLGPFCRDLADLAGMDRVLPMNTGAEAVESAIKVARKWGYERKGVAPDRATVIVADGNFHGRTTTIVSFSTDPVARDGFGPFTPGFRSVPYGDSAALEAAVDENTVAVLLEPIQGEAGVVLPPPGYLQAVRDVCTRENMLFLADEIQSGLGRTGTTFACDAEGVTPDVYILGKALGGGIVPVSAVVSRHDVLDVIRPGNHGSTFGGNPLAAAVGHAVVELLRSGEYQARAATLGERLRNRLEDLTGRGVLAVRSRGLWAGIDCDPTLTTGRETCLRLLNRGVLAKDTHGSTIRLAPPLIIEPDQLDWMCDQLGEVLAQAGG
- a CDS encoding amidohydrolase family protein; its protein translation is MSTERLLAEITRLPLVDHHVHGALRHDADRGALEQLLTESDRPIPAWMTQFDSQIGFAVRRWCAPVLGLEPHADPEAYLARRSALGTDEVNRRLLEASGIGHYLLETGYKGEDILGLQGMAAASGRPVDEVVRLEAVLEDVVREGVTAAGLPDRFRTALAARTVTAVGLKSIIAYRHGFDFDPGRPDDHEVTAAAGTWLAEYEATGALRVSHPVLLRFALWCGVDRGLPIQLHAGYGDPDVELHRCDPLLLTRFIKNVEPHGTDLLLLHCYPFQRNAGYLAQVFPHVYFDVGLGINYTGVRSAAVIAESLELAPFAKILFSSDAWGPPELHHLGALLWRRGMAKAIAAWTESGEWDVDEALKVVRMTGHDNARRVYRLEDRA
- a CDS encoding aldehyde dehydrogenase family protein — translated: MAPSTESTSNPQRNEHPAPAPTLLLKPGTSWQDAWQRSLAAAPEAFRDDQALNLWAAAWHPDGDPLPATSPIDNTPIAGPPRLDADAALHAVRACLDQHRAWRHVPLTERKARISATLDALTEHRELLALLLVWEIGKPWKLAQADVDRAIDGVRWYVREIDRMLVDRTPLPGPVSNIASWNYPMSVLIHAMLVQALAGNAVIAKTPTDGGLVCLTLACALAAREGVPATLVSGSGKELSPALVRSPEIGCVSFVGGRDTGARVATAVADLGKRHILEQEGLNTWGIWNYTDWQSLTPLVRKTYDYAKQRCTAYPRFVVQREAFADFLAAYLPAVRSVRFGHPLAVADPADPLPELDFGPLINAAKAKELADLTTEAISRGAVPLHRGSLAEGHFLPSQDTSAYLPPTTLLAPPSSSPLHHAEPFGPVDTLVLVDTEAELLAAMNASNGALVASLSCDDKDTYDRLAPQIRAFKVGHGKPRSRGDRDELFGGFGNSWSGAFVGGELLVRAVTEGPASERLPGNFPDYHLMP
- a CDS encoding M20 family metallopeptidase, with the protein product MTGRHLSALTAALDEELPAAAALRHRIHARPCLSGAEAPTRDLVLAALPAGATTKVADTGAVVRIGGPGPAVAVRAELDALAVQEMSGAAWASAHPGLMHACGHDVHLAALTALARAVDRTGGPAPLLAVLQPREETYPSGAQDIVEDGILDREECRAMIGAHVQPLLPAGTVACTPGGVNASSDEFTITVRGRSGHAAYPHLTRDPVVALAHLVVALQSLVSRGTDPMSHVVLSVSTLAAGTAANVIPGTAEARGTLRALGSGDREMLHTRLAEVAALVAQTHGCTAQTDIIRGEPVLDNDPALTAATRPLLGRLGLSAGDDLRSAGSDDFSFFCAQLPSLMLFVGTHGGTEQLHSPTFLPPDERIRDVAHAMLAGYLAAAEPLA